One Fusarium poae strain DAOMC 252244 chromosome 4, whole genome shotgun sequence DNA window includes the following coding sequences:
- a CDS encoding hypothetical protein (BUSCO:56653at5125) has translation MSRSLSQKIYSDVFARWPKQALRPDHQLQDVLGKAVTERFQNYKPSMEREELLKARALQFLAQDRYNDRFKLKGRLLEPKSQPTYFADLIREIDEAPNRSWFERLGKRLSGMIRFQ, from the exons ATGTCTCGGTCATTATCT CAAAAGATCTACTCCGACGTCTTTGCGCGCTGGCCAAAGCAGGCCCTGCGTCCCGACCACCAACTCCAAGATGTCCTAGGCAAGGCCGTTACTGAGCGATTCCAAAATTACAAACCATCTATGGAGCGCGAGGAGCTTCTCAAGGCGAGGGCGTTGCAGTTCCTGGCCCAGGACCGATACAACGACCGA TTCAAACTCAAGGGTCGATTGCTAGAGCCAAAGAGCCAGCCTACATACTTTGCGGACCTAATAAGGGAAATTGACGAGGCGCCCAACAGATCATGGTTTGAGCGACTGGGCAAGAGGTTGTCGGGCATGATTCGATTCCAGTAA